The genomic segment GTTGAGCAGGCGGTGCGCCAGGCTCCCAGTCAATACCAGTGGGAATACAAACGATTTAAAAGCCGTTCAACGGGTGAGCCCTACAGCTAGCCAGCGGTGTGGACAACGGTGTTCAGGAAGAACCTTTTTGTTGCCAAATATCTGTGCAGCCAAGCGGCCCCAGATCGTCGCTGTGGCAAACTTGAGGTGAATACAATGTCAGTGTTTAAAGGGTTGCTCTTGGCGACCTTGGTAATCGTCACTAGCGGTTGCAGCAATCATTATCGTTTGGTTAAAACCACCGATTTAGAGTCGGTAAATCAGTGCGCCATGGTGTCTGATCACAACCACCAGCAGCTGCTACTGCAGCAACAAGAACTGGCGGGGGGGATGCAGCAATTGCAAACGGACTTAAATGCCACACGCGAGCAAATTCAAACCCTGGCGCCTGCGCCGGCACGGTGCCCGGACCCAAGCTACACACCTCCTGTGAGCCAGCCCCAGTCTGTTACCGCTGCCGTAGAGCAGGCCGATAAGCAGATGGTCGGTGCGCTGGAGCAACTGCGATTTGAAGACCTCTCCATCGATAACCAGGCGCGCATCGATACCGGCATTGCCACCGCCATTTTACCGGTGCGCGACTTACAACCCTTTGAGCGCAACGGCGAAGCCTGGGTGCGTTTTTTGTTTGTCGCTGACAGTGGCAAAGAGCAGGAAGTGGAGCGCCAAGTAGTACGCCAGGCAAGCCTCACGGGCAGTGAT from the Gilvimarinus sp. DA14 genome contains:
- a CDS encoding RimK/LysX family protein, which produces MSVFKGLLLATLVIVTSGCSNHYRLVKTTDLESVNQCAMVSDHNHQQLLLQQQELAGGMQQLQTDLNATREQIQTLAPAPARCPDPSYTPPVSQPQSVTAAVEQADKQMVGALEQLRFEDLSIDNQARIDTGIATAILPVRDLQPFERNGEAWVRFLFVADSGKEQEVERQVVRQASLTGSDKQRPVVRLRFTLGSITQHGEFILTERKSDTQELRLGRLVLRDVMVVDVSRDNLTSLPEPQGAK